One Megalopta genalis isolate 19385.01 chromosome 5, iyMegGena1_principal, whole genome shotgun sequence DNA window includes the following coding sequences:
- the rictor gene encoding rapamycin-insensitive companion of Tor isoform X3: protein MAFHNWKIWGRNLRMSHRRPNNEDSCVQLDLSRGLKENVKEVLTNLCQRNNIPSIKKLAYLNAIVKLISENDSPDYGYSIDDVFCCLRVGLVHEATQVRAAALRAVRYMLKKEQDVIAINKLQYPYFVARSMDVNLRNEMEGLQALRLVRRILVLAPKHFSPILARSLISLINGGIEEKDGAFRAFLATLCELGVLNSNLLISCGGIGALGRAAMTGQSPAIIESVVGVLLKLLNTPETRNSVSLLCFAAPYCELHSLSIDGTKEERERFAASKLALLSILRSYSGVLHFCRPDDNSGLKAIADILYVEQLEVRGAVLELLYELLDLPLPTWTDEPDVALAAVDPSRTRDSWKLSEGFVAAEGKYILPPLSSRCPNITEIHLALLVYALLECGLHHALAETIVSTDTFISVRAAVLLGALLHLAHSLLPPEVCDLTPPLPNLLEHASTGKHQALAAVTILERMHTMMRRRPAPASLFLDKILQAGTWLRPTLPRRQRTSSRHWLRRESPTTPLLKDAQVLSSKDALAWNWPVVRSILRSREDIIRTLHDSDHRLFMKRLVRYFKPCSNGYSRIELATNANLAREATLAGCDLLNCLLELHEPEGSKLLSELIGDIAEQIACLRTAQSAHECLFSPRHMSTTCCQKYFLFLGQLSQSAKGTVILNGFNLLEKLQDLALATNHDCYVKLIVSSLDYSRDGPNRKVMTKIITGATSEGTRLYATQFLRLILRARMSDAYKWAITLLTTRLSDSSKTVALTALEALHEACEEPEYLEALLQQEGQSRDWSKWLEELGDKGYLLKIRLYSLHHGFTSLTSPTEELEKWICPGGFAERYVGLIEGEIHDCLTRRQRDETGSYHRRTTNVPMVPHDIFILPHLVGQLAQHDLGMQLLLRRNVIQRFVRVVQRFRMEVGSTDSESNSRCTKANCSVSDDVCVMSEESSTDETVESNRLETIMDSEVAETTDVCSPQKVDPVVEVRRKTSLDDSRRNATERSWRLETKSRDEQNVSLNKKILRVKSALWVLGHVGTSVAETCLYYAIRATAMYALSLIGTTRAGADALSSFDWPCVRHRRGDHWPVVPPTSKYPAPSPIPIQRHHRSLSDGKPELPEPVARRTRNRSESAATDLEARRFALPERGETPSPVSSIQRLSQQDAEGYAKLRSMQRHRRPSYSQSSLEMYSLDGRLSLQSLLEFDSSRSWIAEHVYTPTPPPPEDNNDNLFYMGIALPRRLITIFPELPQPSILSITDDIPKSDIETTEVDEESCSEYDADADHCRICLVCCLGKNNHKDSISDQDAKLQRIILRHAQRLANPLWYRHSQQTLLRLRQLHSETFQDTCLFSDVATRLGSGTYRMPARRFLQELFLDTTFDALYVEPSNILKLKNSKEEKLSESPIPTAPEPKLLVPSETKINGRLTFSEIEVTQLDVVTEEAGGDSCKTQQCNKVQEVLRNSERRSDEKLIAEILKPEERLRLSKSSDRLLKVTGTNSAISLD, encoded by the exons ATGGCATTTCATAATTGGAAGATTTGGGGTAGAAACCTTCGTATGAGCCATC GCCGTCCAAACAATGAAGACAGCTGCGTGCAACTTGATCTGTCAAGAG GACTAAAGGAGAATGTGAAAGAAGTTTTGACCAATCTCTGTCAACGTAACAATATACCAAGCATAAAGAAATTAGCATATCTCAATGCAATTGTTAAACTGATCAGTGAAAATGATTCGCCGGATTATGGATATTCTATCGATGATGTTTTCTGCTG tcTACGCGTGGGTCTTGTCCATGAAGCGACACAAGTTCGTGCTGCCGCATTGCGAGCAGTTCGATATATGCTCAAGAAAGAACAAGATGTTATTGCAATTAACAAATTGCAATATCCATATTTTGTGGCTCGTAGCATGGATGTTAATTTACGAAACGAAATGGAGGGGCTACAGGCTCTTAGACTGGTTAGACGAATTCTAGTATTAGCTCCAAAACATTTTAGTCCTATTTTAGCAAGATCTTTAATCAGCCTGATAAATGGAGGAATTGAAGAGAAAGATGGAGCATTTCGAGCATTCTTGGCAACTCTGTGCGAGTTGGgagttttaaattcaaatttattAATCAGTTGCGGAGGAATCGGTGCTCTTGGAAGAGCTGCCATGACTGGGCAAAGTCCTGCTATAATTGAATCAGTTGTAGGAgttctattaaaattattaaatactcCAGAAACTAGAAACAGCGTTTCTCTTCTATGTTTCGCAGCTCCTTATTGCGAGTTACATTCATTGAGTATAGATGGAACAAAAGAAGAACGAGAAAGATTTGCAGCAAGTAAATTAgcattattaagtatattaagaTCTTACTCCGGTGTTCTACATTTCTGTCGCCCAGACGATAACTCTGGTCTGAAAGCTATAGCAGATATATTGTACGTCGAACAACTCGAAGTAAGAGGTGCTGTATTAGAACTACTTTATGAATTGTTGGATCTACCATTACCGACATGGACGGACGAACCCGATGTTGCTCTTGCTGCGGTAGATCCCAGCAGAACACGTGATTCGTGGAAATTATCAGAAGGTTTCGTCGCTGCCGAGGGAAAATATATTTTACCACCTTTATCATCACGTTGTCCAAACATAACAGAAATTCATTTAGCCTTATTGGTCTACGCTCTACTGGAATGTGGCTTACATCATGCTCTTGCAGAGACTATTGTCTCCACTGATACATTTATTTCTGTACGTGCTGCTGTTCTTTTAGGTGCGTTATTGCACCTCGCACATTCTTTACTGCCACCCGAAGTATGTGATCTCACGCCGCCGTTACCGAATTTATTAGAACATGCGAGTACTGGAAAGCATCAAGCATTAGCAGCTGTAACTATTTTGGAACGAATGCACACTATGATGCGTCGAAGACCGGCACCAGCTAGTTTGTTTCTTGACAAAATCCTACAAGCTGGTACATGGTTGAGACCAACCTTACCAAGACGTCAACGAACTTCCAGTAGACATTGGCTACGCAGAGAATCACCAACTACGCCTCTTTTAAAGGATGCTCAAGTACTCAGTTCGAAAGATGCTCTTGCATGGAACTGGCCGGTGGTGCGATCTATATTACGTTCACGAGAAGACATAATACGAACTCTTCATGATTCCGATCACAGACTGTTCATGAAGAGACTTGTACGTTACTTTAAACCGTGTTCTAATGGATATAGTAGGATAGAGCTAGCAACAAATGCCAATTTAGCACGAGAAGCAACATTAGCTGGTTGTGATTTATTGAACTGTTTATTAGAGCTACACGAACCGGAAGGTTCGAAATTATTGAGCGAATTAATCGGAGATATAGCCGAGCAAATTGCCTGTTTACGGACAGCTCAATCTGCTCACGAGTGTCTATTTTCACCTCGACATATGTCTACCACTTGTTGTcagaagtattttttatttcttgggCAATTAAGTCAATCAGCAAAAGGGACTGTAATTCTAAATGGATTTAATTTATTAGAGAAGTTGCAAGACTTAGCTTTAGCTACTAATCATGACTGTTATGTTAAACTTATAGTTTCAAGTTTAGATTATTCCAGAGACGGACCTAATAGGAAAGTAATGACTAAGATTATTACTGGAGCAACATCAGAAGGTACAAGACTATATGCTACACAGTTCCTTAGATTGATACTCAGAGCCAGAATGTCTGATGCCTATAAGTGGGCAATAACATTACTAACAACTAGATTGTCCGACTCCAGTAAAACTGTAGCATTAACTGCTTTAGAGGCATTACACGAAGCTTGCGAAGAGCCAGAATATTTAGAAGCTCTATTGCAACAAGAAGGTCAATCTCGAGATTGGAGTAAATGGCTTGAAGAGTTAGGTGACAAAGGTTACTTGTTGAAAATTCGTCTTTACTCTCTTCATCATGGCTTCACATCGCTCACCTCGCCCACCGAAGAATTAGAAAAATGGATATGTCCTGGTGGTTTTGCAGAGAGATATGTTGGCTTAATAGAAGGAGAAATACACGACTGTTTAACGCGCCGTCAAAGAGATGAGACCGGAAGTTATCACAGAAGAACGACCAATGTTCCCATGGTGCCTCATGATATTTTCATCCTGCCACACTTAGTAGGACAATTGGCACAACATGATCTAGGCATGCAACTGCTTTTACGACGAAATGTAATACAACGTTTCGTTCGAGTTGTTCAACGATTCCGGATGGAAGTCGGTAGTACAGATTCAGAATCGAACTCAAGATGCACCAAAGCCAATTGTTCCGTCAGCGACGACGTTTGCGTCATGTCTGAAGAATCTAGTACGGATGAGACGGTAGAATCGAATCGATTGGAAACAATAATGGATTCTGAAGTAGCAGAAACGACGGACGTGTGCAGTCCTCAAAAAGTTGATCCTGTGGTGGAAGTGCGTCGTAAAACAAGTTTGGACGATTCGAGGCGTAACGCTACCGAAAGGAGTTGGAGACTGGAAACTAAATCTCGTGACGAGCAAAATGTCAGTTTAAATAAGAAGATTTTGAGAGTGAAGTCTGCGTTGTGGGTGCTCGGTCATGTAGGAACATCAGTTGCAG AAACCTGTTTATATTATGCGATACGAGCGACAGCTATGTACGCTCTTAGCCTTATCGGAACTACTCGTGCGGGCGCTGATGCTTTGTCCTCCTTTGACTGGCCGTGCGTTCGACACAGACGCGGTGATCACTGGCCTGTTGTGCCTCCTACAAGCAAATATCCAGCCCCGAGTCCTATTCCGATACAGCGGCATCATAGAAGTCTTAGCGATGGCAAACCAGAATTACCTGAACCAGTGGCACGAAGAACTAGGAATCGATCTGAAAGTGCAGCTACAGATCTCGAAGCAAGGCGATTTGCTCTACC ggaAAGAGGTGAAACGCCAAGTCCTGTTTCCAGTATTCAAAGATTGAGCCAACAAGATGCCGAGGGATACGCAAAACTCCGTAGCATGCAGCGTCATCGTCGACCAAGTTATTCTCAAAGTAGTTTAGAG ATGTACAGTTTAGATGGTCGTCTTTCGTTGCAAAGTTTATTAGAATTCGATTCGTCTCGCAGCTGGATTGCGGAACACGTGTACACTCCAACTCCTCCACCCCCTGAAGATAATAACGATAATTTATTTTACATGGGTATTGCTCTTCCAAGGAGACTTATAACTATATTTCCGGAACTACCACAGCCGTCGATTTTGTCTATAACCGACGACATACCTAAATCCGATATAGAAACGACTGAGGTAGATGAAGAATCCTGTTCAGAGTACGACGCAGACGCGGACCATTGTCGTATATGTTTGGTATGCTGCCTTGGCAAGAATAACCACAAAGATTCGATTTCGGATCAAGATGCTAAATTGCAAAG GATAATACTTAGACACGCACAGCGGTTAGCGAATCCTCTATGGTACAGACACAGTCAACAGACCCTGCTTAGACTACGGCAACTGCATTCAGAAACATTTCAA GATACTTGTCTGTTCTCGGACGTAGCAACTCGTTTAGGTAGCGGTACTTACAGAATGCCAGCACGACGATTTTTACAGGAATTGTTTCTAGATACTACATTTGATGCA CTGTACGTAGAACCATCCAATATTCTGAAATTAAAAAACAGTAAAGAGGAAAAATTGTCGGAATCGCCTATTCCTACGGCACCTGAACCGAAGCTCCTTGTGCCTTCAGAAACAAAAATCAATGGAAGACTAACTTTTTCTGAGATCGAAGTAACCCAATTGGATGTTGTTACCGAAGAGGCAGGAGGCGATTCTTGCAAAACACAGCAATGCAATAAAGTGCAAGAAGTTTTGAGGAATTCCGAACGACGTAGCGATGAGAAGCTAATAGCAGAAATCTTAAAACCAGAAGAAAGGTTACGTCTATCAAAAAGTTCTGATAGATTATTAAAGGTAACAGGTACAAACAGTGCCATCAGCCTTGATTAA